A single window of Leptospira semungkisensis DNA harbors:
- a CDS encoding ATP-binding cassette domain-containing protein, with amino-acid sequence MISVSGLSLNFGKKILFENVTVKFKENCRYGLIGANGSGKSTFMKILASMEQAAAGSVAIDVGVKVGYLKQDHYEYENETVINTVMMGNKELWEIAKERDEIYSKPEMSDEDGIRVSELEEAFGEMGGYEAESTAGELLEGLGIPTNIHSQTLSFLTGGFKLRVLLAQVLFQKPDVLLLDEPTNHLDIKTIHWLESFLLNYKGVVIVISHDRHFINSIATHICDLDYQSMSVYPGNYDEYMEASQAARERAQADNKRSKEKIAELQEFVSRFSANAAKSKQATSRQKMIEKIKDNMTEIRPSSRQFPYIIFKMKRPLGKDVIIADNISKSYDDRSIFKDFTINITKGEKIGIIGTNGVGKTTLLKTLMKQIDPDGGAVAFGDSVESCVFPQDHREGIGEDADSIIEWLYRFAPAGTEMEEIRAILGRMLFSGDMAKKPTQVLSGGEKSRIILGKMILTQDNLLALDEPTNHLDLESIESLNYALTKFEGTILFVSHDREFISSIATRILEVTTEGIRDFKGTYEEFLEREGQEFYKRLAGGPVLTEAN; translated from the coding sequence ATGATTAGCGTTTCGGGTCTCTCCCTGAATTTCGGCAAGAAAATTCTCTTCGAAAACGTTACGGTCAAGTTCAAAGAGAATTGCCGCTACGGTCTGATCGGAGCTAACGGTTCCGGTAAATCTACCTTTATGAAAATCCTTGCCAGCATGGAACAAGCCGCTGCGGGTTCTGTTGCTATCGACGTCGGGGTCAAAGTGGGTTACTTAAAACAGGACCACTACGAATACGAGAACGAAACTGTAATCAATACAGTGATGATGGGGAACAAGGAACTTTGGGAGATCGCCAAAGAAAGAGATGAGATCTATTCCAAACCTGAGATGTCCGACGAGGACGGGATCCGAGTCTCCGAGTTAGAAGAAGCATTCGGAGAAATGGGCGGTTACGAAGCGGAGAGTACCGCAGGCGAATTGTTAGAAGGTCTTGGGATTCCTACAAATATCCACAGCCAAACTCTTTCTTTCTTAACCGGTGGTTTTAAACTACGAGTTTTACTTGCTCAAGTTCTATTCCAAAAACCGGATGTTCTTCTTTTAGATGAGCCTACCAACCACTTGGATATCAAGACTATCCATTGGTTAGAATCCTTTCTTTTAAATTATAAAGGCGTTGTCATTGTAATCTCCCACGACCGTCACTTTATCAACTCGATCGCGACCCATATCTGCGACTTGGATTATCAGTCCATGTCTGTTTATCCTGGAAACTACGACGAGTACATGGAAGCTTCTCAAGCCGCTAGAGAAAGAGCGCAGGCTGATAATAAGAGATCAAAAGAGAAGATCGCAGAACTTCAGGAGTTCGTCAGCAGGTTCAGTGCCAACGCTGCAAAATCCAAGCAGGCAACTTCCCGTCAAAAAATGATCGAGAAGATCAAAGACAATATGACCGAGATCAGGCCTTCTTCTCGCCAGTTTCCTTATATCATTTTCAAGATGAAACGTCCTTTAGGAAAGGATGTGATCATCGCGGACAATATCTCTAAGTCTTATGACGATAGATCGATCTTTAAGGATTTCACGATCAATATCACCAAAGGAGAGAAGATCGGGATCATCGGTACTAACGGTGTGGGAAAAACTACTCTCTTAAAAACCTTAATGAAACAGATCGATCCGGACGGAGGAGCTGTTGCTTTCGGAGACTCGGTAGAGAGTTGCGTTTTTCCTCAGGATCACAGAGAAGGGATCGGTGAGGATGCAGATTCCATTATAGAATGGTTATATAGGTTCGCGCCTGCCGGTACAGAGATGGAAGAGATCCGTGCGATCTTAGGCCGTATGTTATTCAGTGGAGATATGGCGAAGAAACCTACTCAGGTGCTTTCGGGAGGAGAGAAGTCCCGAATTATACTCGGAAAGATGATCCTTACTCAGGACAATCTTTTGGCATTGGATGAACCAACCAACCACTTGGATTTGGAATCAATCGAGTCTTTAAACTACGCTCTCACCAAATTTGAAGGAACTATATTATTTGTTTCTCATGACCGCGAGTTCATAAGTTCGATCGCTACTCGGATCTTAGAAGTTACCACGGAAGGAATTCGTGATTTCAAAGGAACTTACGAAGAATTCTTAGAGAGAGAAGGACAAGAATTCTACAAACGACTTGCCGGCGGTCCTGTTCTAACCGAGGCGAATTAA
- a CDS encoding OmpA/MotB family protein, with protein MKSRIRPLLLSSFALILLSNCVTKSSYDALQAEYDRKAKDMAAMEKDKLALMRSVDDMKRIQEETNRRVEEYRNLLSSFKSMIDSGKLKIKIVDGRMVVVLSSDILFPPGLANLSPKGIDAIKEVTGILASLPGRRFQVEGHTDDVPTGVKGYSNWELASARALTVLHTMVKSGMPEERISAASMGASKPSVPNTTPENKAANRRIEIVIVPDLSNLPGIEELRKMSE; from the coding sequence ATGAAATCTCGAATCCGTCCTCTTCTTCTGTCCAGTTTCGCTTTGATCCTTTTATCAAATTGCGTTACTAAGTCCAGCTATGACGCCTTACAGGCCGAATACGATCGTAAGGCCAAAGACATGGCTGCCATGGAAAAAGATAAACTCGCTTTGATGAGATCCGTGGACGATATGAAACGCATCCAAGAAGAAACAAACAGAAGGGTAGAAGAATACAGAAATCTTCTCTCCAGTTTCAAGAGCATGATCGATTCAGGAAAGCTGAAGATCAAGATCGTCGATGGAAGAATGGTTGTGGTTCTTTCTTCTGATATTTTATTTCCTCCCGGCTTAGCGAATCTATCTCCGAAAGGAATAGACGCAATCAAGGAAGTCACAGGAATCCTGGCTTCTCTTCCTGGCAGAAGATTTCAGGTAGAAGGTCATACGGATGATGTTCCTACTGGTGTGAAAGGATATTCGAATTGGGAGCTTGCTTCCGCTCGTGCATTGACCGTTCTTCATACCATGGTAAAATCTGGAATGCCTGAGGAAAGGATCAGCGCAGCTTCTATGGGAGCTTCGAAACCTTCCGTTCCGAATACTACTCCGGAAAATAAGGCGGCGAACCGAAGGATCGAGATCGTAATCGTTCCGGATCTATCCAATCTGCCTGGTATAGAAGAATTGAGAAAAATGAGTGAATGA